A region of Dioscorea cayenensis subsp. rotundata cultivar TDr96_F1 chromosome 5, TDr96_F1_v2_PseudoChromosome.rev07_lg8_w22 25.fasta, whole genome shotgun sequence DNA encodes the following proteins:
- the LOC120260128 gene encoding uncharacterized protein LOC120260128: MARMDILDPETSKASILINGSPSGYVRYQRGLRQGDPLSSLLFVLVADVLCTMFDNALNSQILIGVPLGEYGRICNLHYTDDLLVMTVGRRGAEDLRVIKLILLVFEGLSDLETNFSKMCLYTTNLHQLPHVSEAKMVNYDVGLLPVTYLELWLGRTSVVQRSKEGGVYWSYRPSIWPCWGNGDGRGCVSVQIKFGAELLFWKDRWLNGLALMFIWPEDFSASSMPHGMVRELALLLDRPLFANDPGVAQLLTNLNAASRSDRDVKVWGLMANRSFSVKSFYYLLNEGGLRCPLANTF, from the exons ATGGCTAGGATGGATATCCTTGATCCTGAAACTTCGAAAGCCTCTATTTTAATCAATGGGTCCCCTAGTGGTTATGTGAGGTATCAAAGAGGTTTGAGACAGGGTGATCCTCTATCGTCGTTGTTGTTCGTGCTAGTCGCGGATGTGTTGTGTACCATGTTTGACAATGCACTGAACTCTCAAATCTTGATCGGTGTACCTCTGGGAGAGTACGGACGTATTTGTAATTTGCACTATACAGATGACCTCTTGGTAATGACGGTTGGGAGGAGGGGGGCTGAGGATCTCAGGGTGATCAAGTTGATCCTTCTGGTCTTTGAAGGGCTCTCTGATCTGGAAACTAATTTCTCCAAAATGTGCCTTTATACCACTAATTTGCATCAACTCCCTCATGTTAGTGAAGCTAAGATGGTCAACTATGATGTGGGCCTTCTTCCAGTTACTTATCTAG AATTGTGGCTTGGAAGAACATCTGTCGTGCAAAGGAGCAAGGAGGGTGGGGTATATTGGAGTTATCGTCCTTCAATCTGGCCTTGTTGGGGAAATGGAGATGGAAG AGGATGTGTTTCGgttcaaatcaaatttggaGCTGAGTTGCTTTTCTGGAAGGACAGATGGCTCAATGGTCTTGCACTGATGTTTATCTGGCCCGAAGACTTCTCGGCATCTTCTATGCCTCACGGGATGGTTCGGGAGCTGGCTTTGTTACTTGATAGGCCGTTGTTTGCGAACGACCCAGGAGTTGCGCAGCTGCTTACTAACCTGAACGCGGCCTCGCGGAGTGATAGGGATGTAAAGGTTTGGGGCCTGATGGCCAACAGGTCCTTCTCGGTTAAGTCATTCTACTATCTCTTGAATGAGGGAGGACTGCGGTGTCCCCTGGCTAACACATTTTGA